Below is a window of Humulus lupulus chromosome 2, drHumLupu1.1, whole genome shotgun sequence DNA.
caacgagccaaattatcatcatacccctgtaattgtaaatatggactcatatgcatgcatttcacatcatatcataatataatcaacatatacatgcatttaatcaattaataacataattaagcaagtatggccctcccggcctactattcatgccgttaaactcatcggagaattcggggcattacccTTGCACCCCAAATCAAATTAATACACTTATAATCATCAAAATTTATTGCAAGATAACAAATCTAAGTTGTGCCATTACTAATCACTAATATTTAACTTTGTGATGTACATGTAAATTCTATTTGGTTTTCTAATATTTATTTGGCTAGAATTCGAATCCTATTTTAAAGGTCTCTATTTTGATTATGGACTATTAATGTATTGAGTCGAGTTAGAATATAACTTCCTTTAAATTTATGTATcctcaaattttgaaaaataaaaataaaaattacactcTATTTTTTTCTATTGTAGtctctttttttctttaaaaaattattgatataatcctcttaattttttttaccatttgGCCTTTTTACGTTGTATTTATCCCTCCGACTCTCCTGGGATAGAAGTCTAAGAGCATCAACAATGCAGACATTCGTCAAAGTtgccaaaaatattaaaatattaatatttttatattttctttcatccacctaaacaaaaaataattttataaaaataaaaaataagaagcaACGTTGTCAAAATTTGATAATTCTCTTGGCTACTTTCTGATTTGGGGACCCACTTTTTGATATAGGAACCTACATTTGGCTATAACAACACCTCTAGTATAAGTATTGGAGGTGCTCTAACAAGTCTCCATCCATTCTTAGTGGTACCCAAAAATTAAGCTAAGCCAAAAGAATGGCAATGAGGTTAGCATCACGATCACCTTTTTTAGTTGGCGGGAAAAGAAGAAACCTTGTGACGCTTTAACACAAATTAATGAATAACAAGTTAATGTGAAATAGAGAACTTTGCTTCAATAGAAGGTGGTGGACTTGTTGCGAGAGAAAAAATGTTTGACTTTGAAAACCCCAATATTGCTATGTAATTTAGTTTACCTACCATTTGACACTGGAAAGTACTAAAATCTTGATAAAATCCCAAGTATATGTTTTGAAACCAAATTCTGAGAACTTAAATTTTAGAACATGTGAAATTTGTACATTAAGATTAATAGCTTCAACTGTTTAAGTTGAGATCAAGTCAGACATAACATAAGAGTACTATAATGTTTTCTATAGATTCCAAGCCAAAATCACTTCTTTCTTCtctcaaatttttatttttggatttttaaCATAATGAAATGAAATCATTTCCCTCCCTTTTAGTTtttttatgtataaaaaaaagAAAGTAGACCCATGTACAATCAATGCCTTTATGGCTAATTTAGCTCAAGACTTGTCCTCTTAATTAATTTTACCAGAACCACTCACTCACTAATACCTCCACCACTCCAATACGAATTggagaaaaggaaaaaaagaaaattgaaaaatacccattttggaataattttaattttattcaaTTTATGTTTGACTTTCATTGTTGCAGAGATCATATATGCCAAAatgtttataaaaaattaatttgttaagggcattttggtcaaatCAGAACCAAAAGGTCCAAACCTAATACATTCAAATATCTAATAAAAACTACTCTGTTACTTAAGTCAGAGCACTTTCAAATGCCGatctctcattttttttctttttctaaagcTAAAGCTGAAACAACTTGAAAGAGCGTCTTACGAACGCTGCAGCTGATTCTCTCGCTAAAACCCACAaaaaatattttctcttttagGCTCACAATCAATTGCGCATTCTCATCCACTCCACCACGCTTAGTTTCTTCGAGAGCTTTTCTCTTTCCGTGGTCCTTGTTtctgcttttttttttctctcagcAAAAATTCATTCCCAGGTACTCATTAATGTTTGCCATTTCAATGATGATATGTTTGTTTCACGCCTAATTAGTATTCCATGGAGTTTTTCAAGCTTTTTGGAATAATGGGTATTTGTAAATGTGATTGAATTCTCAAAATTCCGGTTCCAAATCCAAGGGAAAAGTCTCATCTTTGGTTCTGAGAaaaacctctttttttttttttctttttctttttcttttagctTTATTTTCTTTGAAGGGTGTGCGTTTCTTCTCTCTGCAACTACTACAATGGTTGCAGAGCCTTGGATTTTGAAGATGGGTAACCAGGTTAGTACCAATCTGAAACAAGCCCTTCTTCTCCAGACTTCGAAAAGAAAAAGCCTTAGAAACTCTTCAGAGAATAGTGATAAGAAAAATAATAAGCAGACTATAGGCATTCTCTCTTTCGAGGTAGCTAATGTTATGTCCAAGACTGTGTACCTCTACAAGTCCCTGACTGACTCCGAGATCTCCAAGCTTAAAAACGAGATCTTGAAGTCTGAGGGGGTTCAAAATCTAGTCTCCTCTGACGAGTCATATCTTCTTGAGCTCGCTCTAGCTGAGAGGCTTGATGACCTGAACAGGGTCGCAGCCGTGGTCTCCCGACTGGGCAAGAGGTGTACCGAGCCGGCTCTTCAAGGGTTCGAACATGTTTATTCTGATATCATGAGTGGGGTTATAGAAGTGAAGGAGTTGGGGTTTTTGGTTAAGGATATGGAGGCTATGGTGAGGAAGATGGAGAGGTATGTTAATGCTACTTCGAGTTTGTATAGCGAGATGGAGGTTTTGAATGAACTGGAGCGAGCCATGAAGAAGTTTCAGCATAATCAACATGAGGAAAGCAAGAGGGCTTTTGAGCAGAAATTCATGTGGCAGAAGCAAGATGTGAGGCATCTTAGGGACATTGCACTGTGGAACCAAACTTATGACAAGGTTGTTGAATTGTTGGCCAGAACTGTGTGTACTGTTTATGCTAggatttgttttgtttttggtgACTCTTGTCTTAGTTTTGAAGCTTCTTCTCCTAATAAGGATGAAGGCATTCAGGTTTCAGGTCAACTCGATCATAGGCGCCATTCTCCGATGGCAGCAGCACCGCCTTTACCTCCTAGAAGAGTTCTCAGCAAGAAGAATAGTGGTGTGGTGCTCAAGAAGGGGTCGAGTTTTAAGTCTCAAGCTGATTCAAAAAGAAGTGAATTGGCCATGTTTCGACCAGAAGATATAGTTTTCCCTTGTGGAACTAGCCCTGGAAGGCTTTTCATGGAATGTCTTAGTTTAAGTAGTTCAGTTTCAAAGTTTGACGATGATGATTATTATGATGGTTGTGGTGGTGATTATGAGGATCGAGGTAGCCAAATTTCGACTTGTCGTAGTAGTATTGCAACTAATGGATCAAGGAGAGAGCAAAGGAACCACTCTAGCTGTTTTAGTAGATCACTGATTGGTATGGATCATCAGAAGCAAACGAATTCGATGAATGGTGCTAGATTTGGTCCCAAAAGTAGGCTAGTTTGCTATGCTCCTCCTTCAACTGTAGGGGGCTCAGCTCTAGCCTTGCACTATGCAAATGTCATTATTGTCATAGAAAAGTTACTTCGATACCCTCACCTTGTTGGCGAGGAAGCTAGAGATGATCTTTATCAGATGTTACCAAGTAGTTTAAGATTGTCTTTGAGGACTAATCTCAAGTCCTATATGAAGAACTTGGCAATATATGACGCCCCTCTTGCTCACGATTGGAAAGAAACTCTTGATGGCTTATTGAAATGGTTAGCTCCATTGGCACATAACATGATCAGATGGCAAAGTGAGCGAAATTTTGAGCAACAGCAGATTGTAACGCGAACAAATGTTCTACTGCTACAGACATTGTACTTTGCTGATAGAGAAAAGACCGAGGCTGCCATatgtaagcttcttcttggtttGAATTACATATGCCGTTATGAGCATCAGCAAAACGCATTGTTGGATTGTGCTAGCAGTTTCGATTTCGAAGACTGTATGGAGTGGCAATTGCAATGCAGAGCTGCAGCTTATGTTGATTGATGATGACATTCTTGGTTTTGCATTCTTGAGCAGAGGTCATAAaactttttctttgattttccaATACTTGAAGAAAATAGGTGATAGTTCAACAATCAACATGTGAATATTTgagatatatatatgtaattcATTGCTAGGTATGGGAAGCTTTGACCTAGCAGTACTCACTTCCATTTATGAAAATAAGTTTTCTTTCTTATTCTTCTGTagaattgtatatatatataatatatatatatgtgttcatGTAAAGTTAGTCTTTTCTCTTGTATCTTGCAATATTTGTAGTTCATAGTTTTATTAATGTAAAAGGTCAGATACCTCAACAAGTTTCTAATGAAATGTTGATCATGTGTTAGGCTCTTAAACGATTTTGTTGCCAATTTATACATTATGTTAAAGTTCTTATTGTAATTTAAGTGGCACTATAGAAGAATCCAAAAGGGTTTCAACTTGTGAAATTTGGTGGCAAAAGCTAATTGTCTTTATTCTTCATTATATTTTCTTTATTAGTTATATCTCTTCCTAAATACAAGTCATTCTCTTGTTTCAACACAACTTGAAAAGGACTCAATTGTAAAGTATTGCTTAATTATTAGTAatgagttttattttattttattttgggaggggctttttcttttattttaagtGTGTATGTAGATGTTTTCATACCAACTTATATCCAATCAATTTATGATATTTTTACAAGAGTGTATCTATCTGTTAAGATACAGCAAATCTTTGGTGTGTTGCAACCATCTCTCTTATTTATCTAATAAGTGTAGTAGTAGTATAATGGGGTTTGAATTCTAATATTATTTAAACTGAATTTATTGTGGCAAGGCTGGCTAACTTTGTGATGTGATATAATACTCCACGGCAGCTAGACCCCTGACACAAGCCTAGCCTAGCCACACAGCAGACTAGGCTGTAATTATTGAGCTCCACAACAACATTTCTTATGTCAAAACCTTTTTGCCACTTGAGCATGAGCTAAAAGAGCTTCAGAGGCTATTTTATTTATACAAGAGCACTCTCATAGTAGTTGTGCTATTTTTTTAGGGGTGAAGGATGAACTGTCGGAGCGGTTTTTTTATTTGGTGATCCGAGAAAAATGTAACTTCCCGACAAATGTGCGGTTTGAACAGTGTATTTTTTTGGCCGATTTATGCTGTTTTATGGTCAAATATTgtcaaatataattatatattacaattaaaaaaataataattatactttacaattaaaaaataataattatattttattttaaattaactcaaatttataaaataaactaaagtataattaattcaaaaatatttattttaaattaggcTATGTATGATTTTTTTCTCCGAACTATCACCAATACATTATTATGCCCTTTGATTTTTTCAAGCCgttaaaaattacatacaaactATTCACAATGTTGTAAAGTGAGATTTCTGTTAAGTGTTATCCTATGAGGCTAACAGATTGCGGATGAGACTATTTGGTCACTGACTTATCATTGCTATGCCAGCGCCATGTGTATAATtgaaatttttctttaattaatcttttaagaatttattaaaaaaattaatattttaagaattaaaaagagaaaaatgaattatttttaattttaatttttttataagaaatatatatttcttacttttaatttattttttattttaaattatacacaCGACACTGACGTAACAATGAGAAGTGAGTGACCAAATAGCCACGTCAGCAATCTTTTAGCCACATATGATCAAATTTAACAAAAGTTTCACTTTACAATATTGTGAATAGTTTTAGGTTAATTTTTAACGACTCGAAAAAATAAGGAggcataaaaaaatattaatgatagTTCGGGAGAAAAAATCCTAAATAACCTTTCAATTAatccaaatttataaaataaactaaagtataaattaatttaaaaatataaaaataataaaaacactcATTCTAAATATTGtaataacaaaacaaaatataaaaaataatacatatattgtaaaatttaacaaatacctaaataacaaaacaactaaataataaatcataaaaaataataattaaatatctaaatcaatataatattatattattatatatgtttgtagaGGGGCGAATACAATTAAGGCCCAGATGGGTCACGTGCCCCTCCTCACCCGTTGCCTccttccaattttttttattttatatatatatatatatatatactcgtgAATGGTTCATGCTTAAGGCACGAGCAACCCGTTCACAATGTACTTTTTCTTTTACGTTTTGCTCATTGATAGAATACCAAAAATAATTTAAAAGGAAtgagtaaaaaaatatatttacgtTTTGAATTCTTATACGTGaagaaagtaaataataatataaaaaaattgtttataattttagcaACTTTTAAATTTATGGTCAGTAATGTTTCATTGAGATACTCGAAATTTACTCACTGTTCACACATGGCCAACTATTACAGATAGTACTTTCATATACGTATTTGGGGTATTTGTTTTTGAGTAGTTGAATTGTCTTGGAAAATGTAGATGAACTTATGATGGgggtaatattaaactcttgtgtacaaaagAGTTCACTTTACTCTTAAAATATATGTGGGAcccacacaaattattaactttacccctttaaaatttgaaccaaacatagtAAGAGTTTTAAATTCTCATTCCCACATTTACtttaccctatatatatatacttttaattatatatttatatagattaatagttataataaaataaaacttataGAATATGATTACCGCATGATTCAATATTTCGTCTGCTCAATTTTCTTTTTTGACACTATTAATATTTTGTTTCGATAAttattagttttaataatttataccaatataatatatataaacaaacTATATTTCAAACAAACTATATATAATGTAAAAAGCAGAAGTCGGTGGGGGCAGGCGGTGGAACAGTGAACGTAAAAGACAAAAGcaaagtgtttacccaaaaatggactaTCTGATGACGTGGCGGAATAAGCTTACACGTGGAATACACGTGGCAGTTCAAGTAAGTATggtttgttcgaccatcgaccagaagagaattgaTTTATGAGACATCATAGTTATGGGCGACGGGCTTGGTTGCATATATTCcattatttccttcagatatgtaatcttgtaattacgtactaattgtaatttctattattttttagatacgtctgtattaaatgtaattaaggctcattggtccatgtagaactccttgagcctataaataataaTCAAAGGGATCAAGAGAAATGACTTTTTTTTGGACTTGGAACTTTTGAGCTTCGGAATTCTGAGAGAGAAACAGAGTAGTttttgttggattagcttatacatgatctttatttatttccatgtatatctaatattaaacaaattaatacgagatagcctaaaacatgtttctaaaattgaattcaaagagaaacaaaaaatagaatacttacagtatacgcagcggaattaagagtccttccttcagtttctctaactcttgtatcctctctgtcgtagagtactatcaagaaactgaaccgatcttctattttcttcacaatcttccaatgtatccttagaaccacctagactagtgtgggcaattctcaacacatga
It encodes the following:
- the LOC133819013 gene encoding protein PSK SIMULATOR 1 — translated: MVAEPWILKMGNQVSTNLKQALLLQTSKRKSLRNSSENSDKKNNKQTIGILSFEVANVMSKTVYLYKSLTDSEISKLKNEILKSEGVQNLVSSDESYLLELALAERLDDLNRVAAVVSRLGKRCTEPALQGFEHVYSDIMSGVIEVKELGFLVKDMEAMVRKMERYVNATSSLYSEMEVLNELERAMKKFQHNQHEESKRAFEQKFMWQKQDVRHLRDIALWNQTYDKVVELLARTVCTVYARICFVFGDSCLSFEASSPNKDEGIQVSGQLDHRRHSPMAAAPPLPPRRVLSKKNSGVVLKKGSSFKSQADSKRSELAMFRPEDIVFPCGTSPGRLFMECLSLSSSVSKFDDDDYYDGCGGDYEDRGSQISTCRSSIATNGSRREQRNHSSCFSRSLIGMDHQKQTNSMNGARFGPKSRLVCYAPPSTVGGSALALHYANVIIVIEKLLRYPHLVGEEARDDLYQMLPSSLRLSLRTNLKSYMKNLAIYDAPLAHDWKETLDGLLKWLAPLAHNMIRWQSERNFEQQQIVTRTNVLLLQTLYFADREKTEAAICKLLLGLNYICRYEHQQNALLDCASSFDFEDCMEWQLQCRAAAYVD